One window from the genome of bacterium encodes:
- a CDS encoding HIT domain-containing protein, which produces MEDCVFCKLVRGEIPSYKVYEDDFFLAFIDIHPETPGHVQVIPKQHYRWIWDVPDIGRYFEVVRKVARAQQKAFNTDWIISKSVGEEVAHAHVWIFPGQAEGDKMDFEGNAERIRARL; this is translated from the coding sequence ATGGAAGACTGCGTGTTCTGCAAGCTCGTCCGGGGCGAGATTCCTTCATACAAGGTATATGAGGACGATTTCTTCCTCGCGTTTATCGATATCCATCCGGAAACGCCAGGCCACGTGCAGGTCATACCGAAACAGCACTACCGCTGGATATGGGACGTTCCCGACATCGGCCGCTATTTCGAAGTTGTCCGGAAAGTCGCGAGAGCGCAGCAAAAGGCTTTCAATACCGATTGGATTATCTCGAAGAGCGTCGGCGAGGAAGTGGCGCATGCCCATGTCTGGATATTCCCGGGCCAAGCGGAAGGGGACAAAATGGATTTCGAGGGGAATGCGGAGAGGATTCGGGCGCGTTTGTAG
- the recJ gene encoding single-stranded-DNA-specific exonuclease RecJ: MFPLHGPLDERIREILSEYDDLTAALLSRRGITTKKEAETFLNPSYEEHLHDPLLIKNMPGAAKMLAEAIASGERICVWSDYDCDGIPGGVLLHDFLKKAGANFENYIPHRHDEGYGLNIPGLEKLAGSGVKLVVTVDSGITDVEQVARAKELGMKVIVTDHHLPGPALPPADFVIDQKQEGETSPYQELCGAGVAWKLACATLAVAPGLREKIPVGWEKWLLDMAGLATIADMVPLTGENRVIAKYGLLVMRKSPRIGLQRLCRVARVEQRSITEGDVAFMLAPRINAASRMLDPRDAFDLLTTSDEIEADELAKKLEKANRARRASAGAITREVHDRIDERLSVPDAELPAVIAIGNPSWRPALLGLVASGVVEEYARPVFLWGREADGRLKGSCRTDGTVNVVELMEAAKDTFVEFGGHAASGGFTVRDDAVFYLEERLSEAKSKLKSAESADAFSHADAEIAPHEVTAALLSKLEKLAPFGEGNPKPLFHFRDVLLDEASRFGKGEEHLRLLIMSDGFKPLEAICFFAKRELGAKCFEFSEGDRVHVLAHLERNQFSKYGSVRLRLVDVKRV; this comes from the coding sequence ATGTTTCCGCTCCATGGTCCTTTGGACGAACGAATACGGGAAATACTCTCCGAGTATGACGACCTGACCGCCGCGCTGCTCTCGCGCAGGGGCATTACGACCAAGAAAGAGGCCGAAACCTTCCTCAACCCGAGCTATGAGGAGCATCTCCACGATCCGCTCCTTATAAAGAACATGCCGGGGGCGGCGAAGATGCTTGCGGAAGCGATTGCCTCGGGCGAGCGCATCTGCGTATGGAGCGATTATGACTGCGACGGCATTCCGGGCGGCGTCCTTCTCCATGATTTCCTCAAGAAAGCGGGCGCGAACTTCGAGAACTATATCCCGCACCGGCATGACGAAGGATACGGGCTCAATATTCCGGGGCTCGAGAAGCTTGCGGGGAGCGGCGTGAAGCTCGTCGTGACGGTCGATTCCGGCATCACGGATGTCGAACAGGTCGCGCGCGCGAAAGAGCTCGGCATGAAAGTCATCGTGACCGACCACCACCTGCCGGGCCCCGCGCTTCCTCCGGCTGATTTCGTTATCGACCAGAAGCAGGAAGGAGAAACGTCGCCGTACCAGGAACTGTGCGGCGCGGGAGTCGCGTGGAAACTCGCCTGCGCGACGCTTGCGGTCGCTCCCGGGCTTCGGGAGAAGATTCCTGTCGGCTGGGAGAAGTGGCTTCTCGATATGGCGGGGCTCGCGACGATCGCCGACATGGTTCCGCTTACGGGCGAGAACCGGGTTATCGCGAAATACGGACTCCTGGTCATGCGAAAATCGCCGCGCATTGGCCTGCAAAGACTTTGCCGCGTCGCCCGCGTCGAGCAGCGCTCGATCACCGAAGGCGATGTGGCGTTCATGCTCGCGCCGAGGATAAACGCGGCGTCGAGAATGCTCGATCCGCGCGACGCGTTCGACCTTCTCACGACAAGCGATGAGATAGAGGCGGACGAGCTCGCGAAGAAGCTCGAGAAAGCGAACCGGGCACGTCGCGCGTCCGCCGGAGCGATAACGCGGGAGGTGCACGACCGGATTGACGAGCGCCTTTCGGTGCCGGACGCCGAACTCCCTGCCGTGATCGCGATCGGGAATCCTTCGTGGCGCCCGGCCCTTCTGGGGCTCGTCGCAAGCGGCGTCGTCGAGGAGTACGCGCGCCCGGTATTTCTTTGGGGGAGGGAAGCGGACGGCCGCCTCAAGGGTTCGTGCCGCACGGACGGGACGGTGAACGTGGTCGAGCTCATGGAAGCCGCGAAGGATACCTTCGTCGAATTCGGCGGCCATGCCGCGTCCGGCGGATTCACCGTCCGCGACGACGCGGTTTTTTATCTTGAGGAACGCCTTTCGGAAGCGAAATCGAAACTGAAGTCCGCGGAAAGTGCCGACGCGTTCTCGCACGCGGACGCCGAGATCGCTCCGCATGAAGTCACGGCAGCCCTTCTGTCGAAATTAGAGAAGCTCGCGCCCTTCGGAGAGGGAAACCCAAAACCGCTCTTCCATTTCCGCGACGTGCTCCTTGACGAAGCGTCGCGCTTCGGGAAAGGAGAGGAGCACCTGCGCCTCCTTATCATGAGCGACGGCTTCAAGCCGCTCGAAGCGATCTGTTTCTTCGCGAAGCGCGAACTTGGGGCGAAGTGCTTCGAGTTTTCGGAAGGGGACCGCGTGCATGTGCTCGCGCATCTCGAGCGAAATCAGTTTTCGAAATACGGTTCCGTGCGGCTGCGGTTGGTTGACGTAAAGAGGGTTTAA